The following are from one region of the Salvia hispanica cultivar TCC Black 2014 chromosome 1, UniMelb_Shisp_WGS_1.0, whole genome shotgun sequence genome:
- the LOC125199051 gene encoding carnosic acid synthase-like: MQLLIVLSLAFLAACLVYSRWKPRSNSKSPPGSPCLPILGNMLQLGRNPHKSLARLSKTYGPLMSLKLGNQLAVVVSSPELAKEVLHKQGLVFAKAFTPVAVCVLGHDEVSMPMIPASSDQWKKLRRIAREKLFSNPALQASQEIRLERLRKLVEYISKCSGEGRAINVGEATFTTMTNLMFATLFSIELVEYASTDAVRNSCIHLMSAAEIAYKNTDLD; the protein is encoded by the coding sequence atgcAACTCTTGATTGTTCTATCCCTTGCCTTCCTAGCAGCATGCCTCGTCTACTCAAGGTGGAAACCACGTAGCAATAGCAAGTCCCCTCCGGGGTCGCCTTGTCTTCCGATACTCGGAAACATGCTCCAACTTGGCCGAAACCCCCACAAGTCCCTCGCCCGCCTCTCCAAAACCTACGGCCCCTTGATGTCCCTCAAGCTCGGCAACCAACTCGCCGTGGTCGTCTCCTCGCCCGAGCTAGCAAAAGAAGTGCTCCACAAACAAGGCCTCGTGTTCGCCAAGGCGTTCACACCGGTCGCGGTGTGCGTGCTCGGCCACGACGAGGTCTCGATGCCCATGATCCCCGCCAGCTCCGATCAATGGAAGAAACTGCGAAGAATAGCAAGAGAGAAGCTCTTCTCCAATCCAGCTCTCCAAGCCAGCCAAGAAATCAGGCTGGAGAGGCTGCGAAAGCTCGTCGAATACATCAGTAAATGCAGCGGAGAGGGCCGAGCAATAAACGTCGGAGAAGCCACCTTCACCACCATGACAAATCTCATGTTTGCTACCCTTTTCTCCATCGAACTTGTCGAGTACGCCTCCACCGATGCTGTAAGGAATTCTTGTATTCATCTAATGAGCGCAGCGGAAATTGCATACAAGAATACAGATCTAGATTAA